The segment ATGTTTTTTCCCCCAAGAAGATTAAGTTTTGGTggcttgaaaagaaaactgTTGGGCCGCACCATTTTCTCTACCCctttccactcccaaccaaacactcatttttccccattttctctctctcattttctatCCCTCCAGTTTTTACTCCAACCAAACGAATCCTTAAAGATTTTCATATTGTAGTGTACTCTAGGAACTCTAGAGGATATTGATACAttcttttcaacaacttttctTATTCAATGATTGGCAATTAATGTCATTTTTCCTCTTCTACCTTGTTCAACAATGCTTTACTGGGGTTCAACTAGTAGCCCATTGTTTCCTTAGTGTTGGTGGGGTAATTATAGAATATTCAAGGACTATGATAAATGTGTACTCTCCCATATAATTGTAtgttttactaattaaatttatgaaggGATCTGTTAGTAATGTGAGAAGTGAGGGTACAATGTTTATTATACTCTCACATAAATAACAGGTCTCACCTTGAGTTTAATTAATGAGACCTACAATTATGTGAGAGATTACACATTTATTATACTCCTAgagtaatttataattttcttgtgtTGGTGGCCTACTTCTTCCTCCCTTGCTATGAAAGAACTTTACCCTCATAAAAAGGGCTTTCATGagtattgtgtgtgtgtgtgtgtgtgtgtgagaactTTATGCTAATTAATAAATGTTTTTGATTATCCCAATATTATATTGGTAGTTATTAAAGGGTAGTATAAAGTATATCATATACGTTGTAGCAAAACAAGcccaacacttttttttttttccctaccaaCAAGGGAGTCTAAAGCTCTCTTAATATCTAACTCTTTAAGCCCAATACCCTAATTAACGACCATGATACAGTTGTATTTAGAGCCGACCCTAGGCCTAGGCCATGTCTTAGGGTCTCCAATGGATAAAGGCCCCCAAATGGGAAACTAAGCAATATTTTTATAAGTGAGTTATACATTTTCCCTTCCACTTTTagaatgctaaaaaaattgaatgatgttagaaatattacaaattttattaaatagatCTTACAAAATATTGTGTCATGAATCAAAATAAGCAATTTCAAATACTACCAATCACATTCTATTCCATatcagtttgtaagttttttgtagtaaaatttataatagatttagtatttttttaaaagataattacaatatgctgctaatCCTGTAGTTCGAACATTTTTTCCTCCTAAATCTCCAAACACTTGTACATGAAAATGCGACAATTAAGTTACAAAGCTCTTGGTTAGTAGAGATGCATCTTAAAGTACCTATAAGAAGgttatagataattaatatgaaacaaaaatcGTTAATTAGGGAACTAGATACCTATAATAACTTCTTGAACTGAGAGTACATAaaattgctttatttttttatggggaATATAGATGAAACACAATCAATAACTGGcatgttaaaaagaaaattaatagtGCCAATCAATGAAATTCACTATTCAAAATTAAGAGGGTAGTCCATAGAAATAGACAACTCAAAGAGGAAATAATATGGCATACAATCAtttaattacctttttttttttggatattccaaatcattttttttttttataatgataatCCAAATCATTTAATTACCTAAGCTTTCCACTTCTTTATATGCATCACTACTAAAACAAGACAGCCATCTGTTCAagagccaaaaaataaattaaaagaccatcatctcttttctctatttttctagcCATGGAGAGCAAAAAGaccaagggaaaacaaaagaTAGAGATGAGTTGATCGTCTTGTTACTTTCTCAAAACGTAGGTCTGGTATCAACAAAAAAGCTAGTGAGTTGGTGACTCTATGTGGTGCTGAGGTTGGTGTGGTAGTTTTCTCACCAGCTGGAAAGCCCTTTTCATTTGGTCATCCCTTAGTTGAGTCTGTGGCCAACCGCTTCCTAAAACAAAACCCTCCACAAGCCCAAGAGGATCGTAGTACCCATACTTTGGAGGCTCAATATTGGAGGGTGAGAATCAATGAGCTCAACCAACAATGCGATGAGCTTCTCAGGCAACTCGAGGCTAAGAAAGAGCGAGAAAAGGCACTTCAGGAACTGAAAAAGGCAAGAGAAAACAAGGGTTGGTGGGAGGTTCCTTCTGAGGAGCTTAACTTTCAAGAGTTACAACAAATGAATGAATCATTGAAGGTGCTCCACAAAGTTTTGTGCGCTCGTATGAAGGAGAAGACTATAGCTGGGTtaccctcttcttcttcttcttcttcttcttcttcttctaccttTCTTGCTGATTTTTCTGCCCAAGGAACCACCCCTTTTGCCCCTAATACCAGTGGAACTAATCCTTCTAGCTTTCCTTCTGGCTATGGCTATGGACAAGGGCACTTCAggttttataaaaattgaaaaaaaaaaaaatggagggaaaaccgattttttttcctcattttggAATATGTAGTGTGGGATTTAAAGATCTTATGATTTTCtgcaaattatattaattaacttCTATATTTTCTTCATGTCTCTCAAAAGAGATATTACCATACACATTAACAATGTATATTTATGAATACTCTCTTGTTACACAGTACAAATCCAGCCACTTAATTATATTTTCAGTTGTCACtaccagtttttattttatttttgtattattatctGTCAACATGCTTATCAAGGAAAATATATAGAAACTCATGGAATCGAGGAGATAAACTTGTATTATGTGTTTCATTTTGTGATGCACAAATTATAATTCGTTGAGTGTCTTTTCTCCGTATCAAACTTTGGTTGCTTTATaaagattttaataaatataaataatgtcGTATTTCATCTTCTTACATAAATAGTGAGTATAGTAGAGAGTACGACATTATTGCACTCCCGTATAATTTTTTCGATTAGTAGAACACTAAGAGTGGACTAGTGTTTACACTTTTTTCTCCACCAATTGTAGTATAACAaatgcctaatttttttttttctttcaattttaaacGTTAATTACTACTTTATAAGGAATAATAAAGATATGTAGCAAACTATGGTTCATGAAACATAAAGGAGAATACTAATGCCACATATTGTGAATGAGAGGTCTCACGAGACCTTCTTAAGATACCTTGTTGGTATTGGAGAAAATATCTTAAGAGTTGATCTCATAAAATATCTTCCATTGTTATTGGTGATAGCAATGTTAggtattgtttattatttttatcattatttttggaTAGGATTGTTTATTAATATTAGCATTAAGacttttactatttttgagTCATTAATTAGTGTTCTAGatatactactttttttttttgttacagaaatgaaactaaatttttttttaaagacacgTTCAGTAGCTCTTAGTACTTAATTTCATCACTATAGTAAATAATGAAACTTCTTTGATTACGTACTCTATGAAAAGAATGTGAGGGGGGTTTTCTCATTCTTAACCCTAAACTCTTTAAACCCTAAAACCTCAAACCCTAAATCCTAAAACCACAAACCCTAAATAGGGACGGAGCTAGGATTTCAAGTGAGAGGGGCGATATACACTCAAACccaaatgcttaaaaaatttgttatagccTAAACCCTCATATTGTAGCTCTAGATTAACCCAAAGAAAACCATGTTTTTTTTATCCAAGCTACttataaaagaatatatatatatatatatatatatgtgtgtgtgtgtgtgtgtgtgtgtgtgtgtgtgtttatccCAAGCTTCTTTGGAGAATTTCATCAAACACTCAAGCTGCAATTATCCTATGCTAATGCTTTAAGATAAATTTCATAAATCATTTAAAATCCAGATAgaaactcacaaaaagaatcaaaatttaatgaaaatttgaataaagaaaGTGTACTTTTTATGAAAGTATGGAAGTattgaacaaaaatattggagcatgaaaattcaaatcctagctttatatattttatattttgccATTTCTCATTGGGCGGGGGGGCATTGCCTCCCCTGGTCCAAGCATAGCTACGACCTTGACCATAAACCCTTAAATGCTACACCTGTATGCCCTTATATCCAGTAAATCTTATATAATGTTTTCACATATTTTAGTTTTCTAATAgtggttgataattttttactaaaacttttGTATTTAGTATTACACCATGATcctttctcaaaatttttaataaaacttatcaagaaaaaaattcttatagtTTTTGAGTgattaaaatatgttttttgtgGAAAGCATGTGTTAATTGATTAAAGTTGGGTTCAGCTTGTTATTAAACAATTATTAGAGTATGAAAAAGGTGTTGATGAGCTCCTATATATTACATTTACATGTCCAGGGACCAGGGTAGAAGGCATAATCAGATGTCCATGCCTTAATTGTCACAATTTCTTTCATGTTACTCAAGATGATgtcaaaatgtaattttgttctactatatatatatatgtaatggATTAGACGTATAACCATGAATGCATAATGGAGAAATATTTTATGGCACATAATCTGAAAACGAAGAGGATGATATTCATATGTTGTAATGATTGCAATATCTGATGCGGATTAAACATTTGAAATGTTATTTAACATCCAAAGAGGTGAGCATTGGGGGATACATTTTATGATGGAGATGATCAATTGAAAATACTCGAGATTTTGAGCAAATGAATGTTGAAGTTTAGAAGCTTTTATGATTGTTAAAGGAtgataaacaaaaatcatatcCAAATTGTGAAGGTAATTATCATTtgttacatatattttttttaataaaaaaaattcttatataaaatttgtaaattataaCAATATAATCACTATCTTGAAAATATCAATGCACTTGTACGGGCATCAGTTATAAGCCCAGTCCATCAACCTCTGCATGCTTAAGAGTATAGGGCCCAATGTAAGGTTGGGGTCCATATCAATTCGGGGGACCAGTGCTTGGTCGAGGTCCAGTACCAGGTCAGAGTTTGTATAGGACGATAATGGTAGTGCCTTGGGGGAAATCACCTGCCAAGCATCGTTCGGCGACGAGTGCAAGTTTCAAGATAGTCACATTTGTCATGAGAAGTAGGTCTCATCTAGTCAGAAATATATCTTAAAAGGACCCACCAACATGAAAAAAAGCAACCCCCTCATCATGACAACCCTACTTAGAGAAGTCTATAAATAGGGGTCAAAGGTGTGAGAAATGGGGTCGGCACTTTTGGGGGGAAGAGAGATACacgagagaaaagagaggaatcattaaaaagagtaaacttaGTACTACTTATCTTGTGTCTTCTCGGGAAGCACATGCACAAGGTCAAAGAATTCCAATTTGGCTTGAAACATCTTATTTTGGGCCGTTGGGTTGGCTTTCAGAGGTTTTTCCATTGTAGGAAATTTCATACCCctcaaaacaagtaaattgggagttaaattcaaaaattcatttagtATTTTGGGTTTGGCACTATAGTACTACTTATAGATAATTAATACATGAAAATCAATGCATTTACCTCATCAATACATAGGAATAAGGGTCTTTTTAATGAGTGCCCGTACAAGTTGAGAATTAATAAATGCTCAATCATCacaaatttttcaaagaaaaaaaaattgttaatgatTCATTGGCTTATATGCACAAATTATTATCATTGTGCGTACTTTTTGGATATATGTGTACAACTTAActttatttcttcaaaaatatataaatatattatttaataaattaaaaaaaggcaCCTTAATTACTACTTTAGAGCATTCATTTACAAAAAGATAGACcattatatctaaaattaacGTCCAAAGAGGTGAGAATCGAGGGATACAATTTATGGTGGGGATGATCAATTGATAACTTAAGAACCTGAGCAACTGAATGTTGAATTTCAGCAGCTTTTATGATTGTTTATGGATGATAAGCAAAAGTCGAAATCCAAAATTTGAGGATAATTAAGTTATCATGATTGTTAATGAATGATCATTTGTTAATTGTTACATTaggaaaattgtaaaattacaAATCAAATTTCTTTTGAGAGATACtacgtctataacatttttacaataaatcacaggtggttagttgttattggttcaaatttgaaactaacactaagattacttttttatcccaacaataacaaccagtgacaacctgccacttaggatttgttgtgaaaatattgtggacatatcatttctcatttatttttgataaaaaaaaattcttaataacCATATAAGTACTATTTTGCAAATAATTAATGTACTTTTTATAGATAATTACATGAAAATCAATacatttttctcattaatacatagcaattaattaatacatagaaATAATGGTCTTTTTATGAGCATATGTTAAGaattaataaatacaaaattatgagCTATAAtgcacatatatattttaaaagacaGTTAATACTTATTAATGATTTATTGGCTTACATGTACAAATTTATTGTCATTATGTGTGattttttgggtatatgaaCTTGTAGGGGCTGGGGCCCGAAGTaatgtattgggccttgggccttgtccgaggaccCTAACAAGTCCGAGGAGTAAAATACGACTTAGATGATCCACATTGCAAGTCTCATCAGTGGGAGACAAAGGGAAagaggtccgaggaggaattcctcctcggacatggCAAATGCAGACCAGGTATATACTCTAACAATTGAGGTGCGCCACCTGAACAcgtgagagagaagaaaactcaaaatatttaaggaaaagctgccaccaccacattaaatgcactgcaactacttttctggccgcattaatgtgaagaagacccttgaacagtgttgccttggctaccacaactcacaaagggcTGAAAGGGGTGTTTGATGGGATGGGTACTCAAGTAGAGATCCAGATGATCGAAAAGTGTAAGGCCTAGATGATCAGAAAAGAGTTATATAATATAGAAGAACTTCCATGAAGAAGGGGCGAaaaaggagggagagagaatacTGTGACATGCTAAACAATCTTAATATTGTAATCAATATATACGTCAAATTCTGGTCTCCTCGGACCGAAGGTCCTCTGGCAATAATAGCTTTTAATTGAGTTTGATTGATTGTTAACTCCATTCTAACCGTTGCCCAACTCATCtagacctagttctttgacccatactctacaaaattcttTGTATTGGACTTATTGGACCAAGATTCCATACATTTGGGTTTGGGCTCCAAACCTTGCTCCTACAGAACTATTTGactttatttcttaaaaatgtataaaatattaattaataaagtatTAAATGCACTTTAATTGTTTTCCTCATAGCATCATTAACAAAAGCCTagaaataaatgattttttatttatttatttatttttattttttatcttgatAAGGTGGTAGGCTAACATGAAAGatgatttttattcatttttaaggAAAGCGCCACTTAACAAAACGATAGACTATTATGGCTAAAATTAGCATTAAAAAGGTTGAGCATTAGGGGATACCTTTTATGGTGGAGATAAACCAATATATAAGATAGGTTCAATTTATATACCTAACATAActtaaaaattacattttttttttaattgtaggTTTCTAAGAGATCTAACAGTTACATAACACTATTCTCCATGGCATGAGTAAAGACTTATTGCTTTCCTCGGCAAATCACTTAATTAAtagcttctaaaaaaaataaaattaatagtatttttttttctctcttttacctCATAGGAAATGTTAGTGAATGCCttaaagatatttttttggaaactatttttagaaacaatttatgagaaaatgataaaaaaccattaatttttctgacagctttttatatttctcatgaaaatggtaaaaactttcctaatatggtttattaataattgcccTAAGGGCATCCGTTAACATGACCCTTATCTCACATGTTTACAGCCATAATCGTTTAGAGAGAGAATAACATATTTAATAGTGACAAGGTCCATATCATACTCCAATTGtataacatatataatattcttCCATTCATATTCAATATCACATTCAGACAAGAAATAGCTAATCAAAACATCGACATTCCAATCAAAACATGCATTATagaacccaaaataaagaaaaagaagaaagaaaatgacacAATAAatcatttcctttatttttccttaaattttacaaaattgaaGCTCTAAAAttcaatgaaattgtttttgtgggggccagttaatcaGGAGGTACTGTTAAGGCAGTGctaactgggcctatggcccgATCTGAGGACGTTAGACCATCCGAGGAGGTCCAGATAAGATTATAAAGAGAACAGAGTGAAGAGAGGAGTAGAGATAATATGAGATAAGTCCAACGAGCGTTCGAGGATAAAAGCTATCTCGACAACAAGTGTCCAAGGTCAGTACAAGTGCCATATCATTATGGACTTACTTCGAAGTTACATTATCACTAAGAGTTAGACGTCGAACAAAGATAAGAAAGGAGAAGGgtaacaaatattttcaaaaagctgctacctccgcattaaatgactcccaaccaactctctgaccgcattaatgtggaagtgatacctgaacagtgatcaagcagccttacagctactagttgatggttctgggaggtgctggatgggacaggaaggagtttcccgaatctaacctacacgtgtgtggtagggATGACACCAAGACTggagtatataacatggaaagaTGTACTAAAAGAGGGGATCAGAAAAAATCAAGGATTTGTGAGAACAAGACTGTGCACTCTTGTATAATTATATTGTTCAACAAGACCATATAGTATAAACTCCTCGAGTTATTCCGAGAACAGATTTTCTAATCCTACTTGCATTTAACAGtcttaaattaccaaatttaatcggtttttttttttttttttttttttttttcttttctttttctggaatagatctaattctttcatccactctctacaaatttattgtttgggccgctTGGGTTTGAGCCCAATCCtgggtccaatccaatttcaATCCTTACAGTTTTCTATTAACCTGTCATCAGATATTCAGAGGACGTAAACTAGGATCTATTATGTCACATgttatatttcatttaattattattattatttttttttataaaaggattagatatatatatatatatatatatatatatatatattttttttttttcctgaggaAAAAGGggttaaaactaaaaaataagaaagaagttaaaacataaaaccaaaaaaaagagagggtaAATTAGAAGTTGGGTCCTTATCCTTTAGGCtaaatgtcaatttggtccctaacgtTTCACATGtatcaatttgatccctaaccttttggtattgtgtcaaaatgATCTCTACCGTTAAGTAATGGATGGAAAATCTTAACTTGACCAacagtcaaaataaaattatattttcatgcCGCATATACTACCACGTCATCATAagaaatttctataaaaaatttatggacTAAAAAcccataattttcttttccttttgctttctCAAGAACCAAATTGGGGTTAGAACTTAAAACTCAACTTCCTTCATTTTCCCATATTTTCCCAGCAAGCAAAcatgtaaaaacaaaaacaaaaacaaactttGAAGCTCATGATATTTCCATTCCCAAATTAAAACAGCAAAAACTCAGCATGTTTGGATGGTGGGGTGGGGCCTCATTGACGGTGCTTTTCCATTTGTGGGAAAGTCTTGTTGTTGAGAAAATCAGAATTAGGATTGTGAGGGAGTTTGGGGAGGTGATTTgttaaagaattaaaaacatAGTTTGTATATGAATTATTAGCTAGGAGGAAACCATAGTTCTCATCGGCAAGTGACCCCAcacaaatatcaattaaaagCCGTAGATTTCCAACAGAATTCCTCCTTATGACTAGCCATTGAATAAAGATAGTAGGGACTAGGTAGAGAAATCTCGTCGCTGCTCTCCACTCCACCACATGCTAagttttattgtttaatttggGAATGGGGATTTAAGAATGGTTCCATGAGCTTTGAAGTTCCCTTTTTTTCCATGTTTGACTGCCgggaaaatttgggaaaatGAATGAAGTTGAGTTTTCAGTTTGGGTTTTTAACCCCAAAATGATCCCTGAGaaagtaaaggaaaagaaagttcTATGTTTTTAGtccacactatttttttttctttttaaagtttacGATGATGTGACAATTGATGTggtatgaaaataataatttattttgattgttaaTCACGTCAGAAATTTTCATCCATCACTTAACGgtaatgattattttaatacAATATCAAAATGTTAGGGATTAAATTGACGCATGTGAAACgctagggaccaaattgacataaaGCGTGAAAGTGAGGGACCAAACTTGTAgtttacaaaaaagaaagagagagatattaaTATTATACATGGGCTTTTAAAAATCTTCCAGAGTGTATTAAACATTGAGCTCTGGCCCATTATAGTTAACATATTACACTACTGGACTGTGGACCCATAAATCAAGCCCAAGTaatgttaaaaagaaaaaaaaaatggtcgaATTTTTAAGTTCTCCACGTAGCTTCTAAAATTGCAGACTTGTCCCTGATTAGTATAGCCTAGCACTGCCAGCATCGAACATGGTTATGGTAAGCTAGTTTCTTTATCTTGATTTTCTTCCTTGTCATTacgtgttttttattttttattttcttcaattgaCTCTCACTATAATCCAATTATTTTTGTAAGATATTATGTACACCACATGTTTGATGAATGGTCCAAACGAAATTTTACAGCTAATGTGTTAAGGtgggatttgggttttgatccaaaagttgttttattatatatttaaaggaGTCTGGGCTGGCTTATGATGGTGCACACATATATACAGAAGCTTGTCCATGGTGCAAAGTGTTTAAAAACTAAGCAAAATGGAGCTGCTTATATGAATGTTATGCTATATCACTGTTCAGAAGTATCCCATCAAGAGCCTTTACATTGTGAATGGTATGAGAAGGAGTTTCCAAAGATAACAGAATTGAGCCACTTGTTGAGAAATGTGGATTGGCTTGATGGGAGGGTAGTTCATGTCAGGGACAATTCAATTGTCTTTGATGGTGAAATTGAGCACAAAATGCAAACTTTCAAGTCCCTGGCCAGGGTCTTTATTGGGTCTCCATCAATTCAGCAAAAGATTCAGAAAAATGTGATGGCCTCATCATTGGCGGCAAGTAACAACTGCACCCCATTTGTTTGTTTCAGTGAACCTAGTGAAAGAGAGCCTATGGTTGTGAATTCACTCACTAAAGTGTGCAACTTCCTGAACATTTCTGCCCAACAAAGGAAGGTGGTTCGGCACACAATATGCCCACAGGTCACGCAAATGCGGATATGGACAAGTACACTTGAGGAGATACTAAATGGTTTGAAATCTGAGTTGGATTTGTTAAGTTGTCAATGCTCTAGCAAAGGGACCAAGATGGGTCAGCAGATTGTTTCTAGCTGTCTAAAGTTCCTGGCTGACACAGCTATTTCCTTTGACCATGATTCTGCTTCGTGGATGCGGCTTGCGCCTGCAAAAGTTGTTGGCTCCTCTGCTTCACATAAATGGGAAGATGTTCTTGAGATGTTCAATGATCTCATTGAGTGTTTGAAAAGTGAAAAGGAATTATGTCTTCTTGTGGGGAAGGTTGAGGTCATGAAAGAAGGACTGTCTCAAATCAAGGACATATTGATTGATAAAAGTATTGGATACAAAgaagctcggcatcaagaaagCCTAGTGCAGAAGAAGCTCTCCAAGACATTGGGCCACTCGTCCAAGTGCTTGTTTACTCTTTTATTATATTACCTCCATGGACATGCTAGAGATATTGAAGTGGATTTATGCGGTCGAATTTATAGCGTTGGTGGTGAGGATAGGTTTTGCTTGTACATGGGAAAGATTTTGACTACAGAAGAGGATAAGATGGTCTGGAGTGGGGTGAGGCAATTGGACAGGGCTCTTCGGCTTTTCAAGTTTGTGTGGGAAACTGCGGGAATGAGAGGAGTTTTGCAGCTGCAAGGCCATTTGTGGTGTGTTGGTGCTGAGGGCAGGATGCTTGCCTATAGAGGAAATACATTCTTTGTACATGGGATCAGTGTTTGACAAAAAATTCCCTATGCATATTAGTTCAGAAGGTGAAAAGATATTTCATGGTGATTCATGGATCAGCGCACACTCTATGCAAGTCATTTCCAGATACTTATACACAAACTATTATTCATATGTGAAATAAATTGATATGGAGCCATTCGTGTACTGTTTAACTAAGGAAGAATTTCGCAATACACCCTaccttctttttcctcttccatGCCAAATATTCTTAGAATGCTAATGAGTTCTAGTTCAAATGGCACATCTTCCCTTGTAAGAGTAAGATAGAGGCTAAGGTCTTATGCTTAACACTCACCAAGGGCGTATGtaatatcaaaagaaaaaaaagtcaaatattctAACAAAAGAATTCACTTACTCTAATGATTTGAAAGCCTCCATGGTATATCAAGTAGGGAGGACAAAAAGGTTTACTAGTACTACTCTCTACTGCCACTTATATA is part of the Quercus robur chromosome 9, dhQueRobu3.1, whole genome shotgun sequence genome and harbors:
- the LOC126699797 gene encoding uncharacterized protein LOC126699797 isoform X2, coding for MVMKLVHGAKCLKTKQNGAAYMNVMLYHCSEVSHQEPLHCEWYEKEFPKITELSHLLRNVDWLDGRVVHVRDNSIVFDGEIEHKMQTFKSLARVFIGSPSIQQKIQKNVMASSLAASNNCTPFVCFSEPSEREPMVVNSLTKVCNFLNISAQQRKVVRHTICPQVTQMRIWTSTLEEILNGLKSELDLLSCQCSSKGTKMGQQIVSSCLKFLADTAISFDHDSASWMRLAPAKVVGSSASHKWEDVLEMFNDLIECLKSEKELCLLVGKVEVMKEGLSQIKDILIDKSIGYKEARHQESLVQKKLSKTLGHSSKCLFTLLLYYLHGHARDIEVDLCGRIYSVGGEDRFCLYMGKILTTEEDKMVWSGVRQLDRALRLFKFVWETAGMRGVLQLQGHLWCVGAEGRMLAYRGNTFFVHGISV
- the LOC126699797 gene encoding uncharacterized protein LOC126699797 isoform X1, whose translation is MMVHTYIQKLVHGAKCLKTKQNGAAYMNVMLYHCSEVSHQEPLHCEWYEKEFPKITELSHLLRNVDWLDGRVVHVRDNSIVFDGEIEHKMQTFKSLARVFIGSPSIQQKIQKNVMASSLAASNNCTPFVCFSEPSEREPMVVNSLTKVCNFLNISAQQRKVVRHTICPQVTQMRIWTSTLEEILNGLKSELDLLSCQCSSKGTKMGQQIVSSCLKFLADTAISFDHDSASWMRLAPAKVVGSSASHKWEDVLEMFNDLIECLKSEKELCLLVGKVEVMKEGLSQIKDILIDKSIGYKEARHQESLVQKKLSKTLGHSSKCLFTLLLYYLHGHARDIEVDLCGRIYSVGGEDRFCLYMGKILTTEEDKMVWSGVRQLDRALRLFKFVWETAGMRGVLQLQGHLWCVGAEGRMLAYRGNTFFVHGISV